From the Corvus cornix cornix isolate S_Up_H32 chromosome 1A, ASM73873v5, whole genome shotgun sequence genome, the window TGGCTATGACtcaaatcttttctcttttgaaagtGGTCGAAGGTGTCAAACTGGACAAGGTATGTGCAAACGTTGTATATAAAGCTTTGTGGAAATTTATTTGATGTCGGAAGATATTTGCCAGTCCTTTGACAAGAGTTACAAAGGCTATAGTTCTATATGTGAATGtggtttctggaaaaaaattaccttatGAAGAATGGTCTTCTGAGGATTTGAGTTGCACATAGTTTTTGGCATTGTAGGTCTGGAGGACTTCAAGCTTCTATGTGAGTATTCTTTCGGTCAACTTAGGAGGTGGATTTGACAGGGAAATTCTCCGGCCTCAAAGGTTGACTTGACTTAGGGGGAGGCAGTAGAATCTAAAACTGTGGAGGAATCTCCTCAGAATTCAAAGAATCtctatttttaagattttaaaagacaggAGCATGAACTGGATATCCCCACCGTGTTATTGTCTCCAGTAATAAACTTCTGTGTCATCCTCTTCCTAAAGCAAATactattttcattaatatcAATGTCATAATTCTCAAATTTTGATATGTTTTTTTATGAAGTGTGTATACTTCAGTTATGCtcagttatttttttgtatGGCTTTCACTGGAAAAAGATGGTTACCTTTCCAGTACCCAGACCATGCCTGCCTTGGCCAAGGTTGGCTCCACCTGAGAAGATTCAGGTGTTTCTCTCTTCCCTAGAGAAGTCCCCGAGGGAACAGCTGTTTCAGTTGAGCTCTCAGCCTGGTTTTGCATCTTCCTACCGTGAGATAGCCGTGTGTAGTTGGAATTCTTATGCATTCATATGTTGTGAAATTAAGTTCCAatgtttttctggatttttagCATTTACTAGTGTTCTTATCAATAATTTTAGACACTGAGGAATTTcgggttttgttttttaatttcactgttaaaaaatcagaaagatgGAAGAACTTGATCATAAATAAACCTAGTCAATATTCATTGTCCAAGCAGAGGTAAAGGAAGacaagttttttttaatgagagttTAAAAGGCATCAGTTCATCTCCTAATGAGAAATGTAGATATTTTCAAGCAATGAAGTATAGTCCATATTAAACGAAATCTTCATAACTCTTAAAGTAATAAACTTGGTTTTGAAGATAATCACTTTAATGGGTTTTGCAGGTTTAATTTACTGCTTCTTCTGAACATTGAAAACAGATACTAATaacatttaattgaaaatactAATCTGAAGGTTCTTCTCTACAGTCTATTAGCAAGTCTGCAAAATCTTACACCAAGTCTAATTgacttctctgctttccttctaattttctaatttttctttttttctttttataaacaaGATTAAGCAGGCTGTGTAAGCAGCAaccctttcttccctcttttgtTTCTTGCCTTCCTTATGTAATACTAAAATACTGTGAATattgagaaaaaagaaatgtggcaGAAAATGTTCTCTCCTGCCCTTTTGCAATGGAACATTGTTCCTGAGACCTACAGTGGGTTTTGTGGGCACAGTTGCAAAACTTCACTTCATGGGATGACCAAGAAGTTTTTCATTTGAGAATTCCCTGAATACTGTCCAGCAACTTCTTACATTAGTCAGtattcttgtttctgttttttttctttaaaattaagttatttCTATTGATAAGTTGTGCGAAGCAATTATGGTGAAACATTGAGTTTGTGCTAGGCATTAAAGACCTTGAAGACATGTTTTGGGAGCACATCTAACAGATAATTCAGGATATGAAACCTGGAAAAGTTGGTATGTCACCAGTTGTGTGACAGATCACATTGTATTTAATATGAATGTATTTAAAGGTGGCTAAATTTCCCAGAAACCTACTgggaactttttaaaatttgtgaacctagatttttttaaaattctggtttttgtCCGTTAAGATTTAAATATCCAGGCAAATGTTCAGAAATATACAAAATACTAAACATGGGCTATTGTACTTGGCTGGATTAGGGACATATAGTAGTAGAAGCACTGTAGCTGCAGTGTTGCAAACATGAAGTTTACTCAGTGCAGTAGCTGCATATTAATAGCTGAGCATCATTCCTCAAAGCCCATTCGGTGTAttcccagctggggctgtgtgaaCTTCTGCCATGTGAAGCGTTTCTGGTCGTTCTGATCTATCACAGCTCTGCATCcctaaataaatacatgatGATAGTGAGTGCCAGCATATTCACGTGACTGCACTTACAGAAGCAGCTGTATAGGTAGGTAGTTTTCAGTAAAGAGTGTTTTTAGATTGTAATAGTCGCTTTAAAAAATGAGTACCTGCGCCCACGTTTAACAAGCGTGTCAACTTTAACTTCATGCTTTCAATGGAAGAATAATCCAAAGCTGCGACTTTGCTGGTGAGGGTAAGTTGGGACACTCCCTGCTGTTCAAAGGCAAAGTGGCacaatacacacacaaaatacatGGTATTGCTGCTAACTTTGTGTTCTGTGTCTATCCTTTAGCCTAAAACAATTAGTTTGTTACTGTCCGTTTCACACAGTTTGTCTTACTAGCTTTTCATTTTAGTCTTCTTAAAGAAACTAAACTTTTACCCAGTGTTTAAATCCTTTTCTGTTGTGCAGGTATCTTATTTTTATGGTAGTTTAATAGAAATCTGATTTAGGAAATATGACTTTGTAGCAGCACAATAGtttcatttaatgttttttaaatacatatttatttaacagGTATCGTTttaatcagctttaaaaaaaaagaaaaaaaaaatcttgctggttttttccctccttattTAGCACTCAAAACTTAGTTTTGCTCCTAACTGAATCAGTTTTCTGTTCTAATTTAACTTTTGGTGCATGGGAACCTTATTCTTCTATTAGATAACCACTCTAAAGGTTGTCACAgtaattttgtgtgttttggtgcAACTAAAAATTTCATAACACTTTTGCTTCTTTAACAGGTATTCATTATGTGGATTCCAGTTCTATTTCTTGAAAGTTACATATATTGTAAGGCATATTTCTAAGTTCtaggattttgatttttttcttttggtgtaTTTATAGGAATCTTTGCCTTTAAGTGCGCCCGGGCAGAAGAGCTATTTAACATGTTACAAGAGATAATGCAGAATAATAGCATAAATGTGGTAGAAGAACCAGTAGTAGAAAGGAATAATCATCAAACTGAGTTGGAAGTACCAAGAACCCCTCGAACACCTACCAGTAAGTATAGTTCTACTGTCAGATGACATACCTGAATGTAATGTGGTACTTAGCTGAAAATAGCATTTGATTTGAATTTAATCTTTAAGTagttaaaaagaaagctaaTTTAAAGCTAAGAGGCTAATTACTAGTAATGCATTCTCTTGAGGTACTTGCTGAGGATTATCTTTAAGAAATAAGTTTTGGGACCTTATTTGTTGCATAAGAACACTTACGAATCCACCTATTGAATTGCACTATGATACATCAGCATGCTTTACCTGTagtatttcagagaaatgttAATGTTGGGCAATGTTTCAAACTTTttattggggggaaaaaaaggtactGCTAAAATCACACGTGCAGTGCCTTTGGAATCTTTCTTTTGCTCTGAGTAGATGGATGGGTGAGTGAAGTATTTAGCTAAAATCTTCTGGTATTTTTGAAATCTCAGATGGCTTGATATTTGAAAGTAGGAATTCCAGTTTATTGATGATTTCAGAGAAATGGAAGCTTACGTAAATGAGTCTCTGTTTGCTGGGGAGAGATGCTAATCGTAGAAGGAGAAGTTGCATAGGGAGTTTACTGGGTGTGTAATACACCTAGGTTTCAGTGGTTGCTTCAGAAATGTGTTCCAGTAAATACCGGGATGctgttctgttttccatttccttcctccAAGCAAAATTGAGCTTTGTGAATATTTAATACtgttttacatattttactttctcttttgaaaCTTAAACTTAAGATATAAGGTGTCTTATTCATATACAGTAAAATGTTCTATTTTAATatggttttgcttgttttctaaTTGAATCAGCTCCTGGGTTCAATGCACAAAGTTTACCTAATGGCTATCCCAGATACCCATCTTTTGGAGATGCTTCATCACACCCTTCCAGCAGACATCCTTCTGTCGGCAGCGCACGCCTCCCCTCTGTCGGTGAAGAATCAACACATCCTTTACTTGTAGCAGAGGAGCAagtgggtgtttttttcccttcatacAGCTTAGGTTCTACATTACTTCAGATTTTTCTAATGATTGTTCTGTAGGCTTTCACCTGTGTTTTTCAGTATCAGGTGTAATGTATTCCTACAATATTTTAACTACCTCGGAAAAGTGTTTGCCTTGCCTCTTTAAAATGATACTTTCTAGAATGGCTTGATGAGGAATTCATATTTATATACAAATAAAGATATAgaatgtgtgtgtttgcataataatcttttcaaaaatttcagtaattatttttaaacatgagtAATTGTATGTTATAATGAGAGATCCTGGTCAAAAACCTTTTTTGTATGTAAGTCTTCTATTTGCCAAATAGAAATCATGGAATaatttgggttagaagggacctctAGTCCTCTAGATCAAAGTTCTAAATTAGAGAGTAGCACAGAGCCTTGTCCTGGTCATGTTTTGAATACTACAGTCAAGGAGATTCCACGATATCTGAGCCGtgtgttccagtgtttcaccgCCTTTGTTGTGAAATCATTTCTCCCTAATATGTAATCAGATTTTTGCCTGTTACAGCTGGTGTCAGCTGTCCCTTAGCCTTTTGCTGAACATCTCCACAAAGGGTCTGGCTCTGTCTTTGCTTTATCTGTTAGGTAGTAGTAAAACAGCTATTAGGTTGgatcctcctccttctcttaaAATGGAACAAGGATGGTGTCCTCAGCGTCTCCTTGTATGTCAcatgctccagctcctctctaGTCTTGGCCCTCCCCTGGACTTGCCTCAGTATGGTGATGTCTGTCTTGTACTGGGGAGCTCAGATTCAGGCTCATGAGAGCTGAAGTGATGATAACAGTAACTTTCCTTAATTTACTGGCTGTGCTATTGCTAACACAAACCAGTGCATGTTTGGTTTTCATTGCTGCAAGAGCACACTGCTCACTCATGTTCAACTTACCTGGACCCCTGAAGTTTTGctgcaaagctgttttcaaTCAGTTGGTGTCTAGCCTGTACTGTACATGCTGTTTCATACCAAGCACTGGACTTTGTATTTGCTGTGGCTGAACTTGGTAAGGTTTCTATGAGGTTGGTTCTCCAGGCCGCTGAGATCCCTCTCAGTGAAAACCCTACCAGTCTGGATAGACTGAAAGCTTTCAGGGTATGTTCTCTCATCATTCAGGTTGCTGATGAAAATGATAGTCAAGTTTAATAATGTAATGTGGTTTAAGAAGACTTTCATGTGTGACAAGAAACAGTGCTGGTAACCAGAGCAGACTGCAGTGAACTATCTTGTGGGAAAGGATTTGTTAGGAGCCCTCACAGAAGAGCTCAGGTGTTATTGTTGGAGTTACTGAATAgtaaatgagtttaaaaaaaaatccgtGTAGGAGTCAAGTGATCTGGTAAATGACACTCCAGCTTGCAGAGCTTGACAGAGAGGTTGGCCAAGCTACATGACTGCTGCTGTAAAATACTACTTTTGCTGTTTGGGTATCCATacagagaattaaaatttaGAGAAGGAATACAGTCTTTCCTATTCAGCCTTGTATTGATCCACTGTGGAAATTGGAGGGATAACCTAGGAAagtatttctgcctttcttaTATGGTGCCAAGGCctgcttctttttaattctgAGTGCCACACTTCATATGGCATTGTATATTTTTCTACTTGAGTTCCTGTTTTTAGGAGTTCCTGTTGGCTCTTGAAGAAAGAATGGACAGTTCTTCCCATAGACCTAAACTCTCTTTTTGTTGCTGGAATAGTACACAAGGCAAGAGCCTGACGGTTGTCTTAGgtctctgtggttttctttttggttgaagttttattttatttccccttttatGAACAGTAGATTTCCTTTGCAGTGTGGAAGTTATGAACATAAACTTAGCCAAAGTAATTGCTGGTCACTGGTAAGGCACAGCAAAGTAGAGCTCTCACTGCTCTGCCCAGGTAAAGTAATGAGCTAAGTCGGAGAAGCCCAAGGTTGCCTTGATCAGAGCCAAGCTATAATAGACCCTGAAAAGCTAGAACTAGAGCACAACTGAGAtaaaacatcaaataaaaataattgtcagtGTAAGAtataaattctggttttttgttagAGGAACATTAATGTGTAATAacaaaatttcaggaaaaaacctaaaactgACTACAGTTCAGCAAAATGCAAGAGGTGACTTTTGCTGTTAAACACCTGCCAtcacaagtttttcttttcaggtatTTTGATTAGAAAAGTGGGGAGTTAAGAAGCTAATAAATatggaaggaggggagggaaggacacagcagtgtttgaatttcctcttttttctttcccttttaggTGCACACTTACGTAAACACTACTGGAGtacaagaggaaagaaaaaatcgATCAAGTGTGCATGTGCCACTGGAATCAAAGctttcaaacactgaaacaacTAAAGTGAAAGAAGATCAGATGTGTACTGATGACAGAGATGCTCAGGTTCTCCTGGAGCCTGAAGGAGTGAAGTTTGTTTTAGGACCAACACCTGTTCAAAGGCAGTTaatggaaagagagaaactgGAACAACTTGGGAGAGATCAAGTTAGCGGCAGCAGCACAAACAACACTGAATGGGACACTGGGTACGACAGTGATGAACGTAGAGAGACACCATCTGGTAACAAATTGGtgtatgaaaatataaataggtTATCAATCCCTAGTGCCTCAGGGGTCAGGAGAGGTCGCTTGACATCAACCAGTACCTCAGACACCCAGAATATTAACAACTCTGCTCAGAGGAGAACTGCGCTGCTGAACTACGAGAACTTGCCATCCTTGCCTCCTGTTTGGGAAGCCCGCAAGCTGAGCAGAGATGAAGATGACAGTTTAGGACCAAAGACCCCGTCTCTGAATGGCTACCACAATAACCTAGATCTAATGCATAACTATGTCAATACAGAGAATGTAACAGTACCAGCAAGTGCTCATAAAGTAGAATTTCCACGACGTCGGGACTGTACCCCAACAGTCTTCAACTTTGACATTAGGCGTCCAAGTTTAGAACACAGGCAGCTCAATTATATACAGGTTGACTTGGAAGGTGGCAGTGACTCTGACAACCCTCAGACTCCAAAAACCCCCACCACTCCACTTCCGCAAACTCCAACCAGGCGCACAGAGCTGTATGCTGTGATAGACATTGAAAGAACTGCTGCTATGTCAAGCTTGCAAAAAGCACTGCCCCGAGATGATGGTACTTCTAGGAAAACTAGACATAACAGTACTGACCTGCCTATGTGAGCCTGGGGAGCATTGAATCATTTGCACCTTTTGTGAAGTTTCTAAAATTGAAGATGCGAGTACTTTGCATTTCTTAACACTAACGCCTTTTATAGACTAATAGAACTTTTTCTGCATACTTCATGTACTTGTCTAACTAAAGGGAATTAATGTAGAGCAAGTATTCATTTTAGGTAACACTATTTCATTCTACAGTAGAAGTAATTACTGCATAGCAGCATCACCACCTTTCACAGTGCCTCTTTAATTGATTAGAGTCTGAGTGACATGCCAGTTTTGAATTTATAAATATTCTGGTCTGGTGCCTATACTCATTAATGGCATTTATAACACTTTTTAAAGCCTCTTGATATGTGCATTATTAGCAGGTAAACCTAATCTTTCAATATACATATCTGACGTTCATTCCTCATTGAAGTGGTTCCTCCAGAATGAAATGTATGTAATGCGTTAATTCACTCAGTTTGACATACACAAGATGTATTGGTTCATCTCAAGGAATATAAACACCATACCTTTTTTGTCTGTGGGCAAGAAGGCCTCTAATTCCTGACAGTTTCCTTAACTTGTGTGATATTTGAGAGGTCACATTGTTGATCAGAGCTATAAACACATCAAAAACCAGCCGTAAGCTCCTTCCAATGGAATAGAATTCCAAGTGACCTATCAAATTCCCTCTGAAATCTGACAAAATTTTAATCTCATcagaattttggggtttttgtgaAGGAATTCACAGGTGGGCTGTATGAATTAAGGCTCTCTTGTAATTTCTTAGTTCAGTGTGCCttcctttctttgcatttgtgtgtttcctttttatttgttcCATAATGTCTTGTTTAAAAGTCAAAATTTTGTACATAGCTTTAATTGTTCAGGGTCATCTATGTATTTGTCTTACTCTCTGCATTTGACAAAGAAAGACTCTTGAAGGTCAAATGGTTGTCTTTGTCCAGTGTTCTACTTTTTTATGCCTGACAGAAAtatcccagctctccagcagcatgCATTATTGCACAACTGGAAAGGTTTTTTATGCAGTTATTGTCTTCCTCTAAAGCATCAAACACAGGTTACACGGGAGGCAGGGTACTGGACTTGATAGTTCTTTATAGAAAGTTGTACGTTCTAGCAATGTGCATCCATAGGTGATAGTATACTTTAATTTAGAAAGATAGGTAGTAAATTATCTGAAGGTAGTATTATCTATGAGCatacttgttttccttttgcagttgGTGAATTTGGTTACAGTGATGGCTGCTCAGTGTAACAGGTACGTCCAGGTAGAATGTTGTTTATTGACTATGCCAGAGGCACCCTCAGaagattttgttctgttttgtttaataatacTCTGAATAATCTTAGAATTCTGGCAGTATTGCAGGTGCACCTTGGTACTAGCAACAGAAGAGATTGCTCTTGAGCCTGTGATTGCAAAGGAACTGACACTTGTGTGAACTGGTATGATGTAAAATAAGCCTTGAACTGTGAGGAAAAACATACAAGAAAAGCCATTTGGAGATCTGAAAAAGCATTAAGGGTCTCTATGCAATATTTGAATTGAAGTTTTACAAAAGCCAAACt encodes:
- the FRS2 gene encoding fibroblast growth factor receptor substrate 2 isoform X1 — encoded protein: MGSCCSCPDKETVPDNHRNKFKVINVDDDGNELGSGIMELTDTELILYTRKRDSVKWHYLCLRRYGYDSNLFSFESGRRCQTGQGIFAFKCARAEELFNMLQEIMQNNSINVVEEPVVERNNHQTELEVPRTPRTPTTPGFNAQSLPNGYPRYPSFGDASSHPSSRHPSVGSARLPSVGEESTHPLLVAEEQVHTYVNTTGVQEERKNRSSVHVPLESKLSNTETTKVKEDQMCTDDRDAQVLLEPEGVKFVLGPTPVQRQLMEREKLEQLGRDQVSGSSTNNTEWDTGYDSDERRETPSGNKLVYENINRLSIPSASGVRRGRLTSTSTSDTQNINNSAQRRTALLNYENLPSLPPVWEARKLSRDEDDSLGPKTPSLNGYHNNLDLMHNYVNTENVTVPASAHKVEFPRRRDCTPTVFNFDIRRPSLEHRQLNYIQVDLEGGSDSDNPQTPKTPTTPLPQTPTRRTELYAVIDIERTAAMSSLQKALPRDDGTSRKTRHNSTDLPM
- the FRS2 gene encoding fibroblast growth factor receptor substrate 2 isoform X2, yielding MLQEIMQNNSINVVEEPVVERNNHQTELEVPRTPRTPTTPGFNAQSLPNGYPRYPSFGDASSHPSSRHPSVGSARLPSVGEESTHPLLVAEEQVHTYVNTTGVQEERKNRSSVHVPLESKLSNTETTKVKEDQMCTDDRDAQVLLEPEGVKFVLGPTPVQRQLMEREKLEQLGRDQVSGSSTNNTEWDTGYDSDERRETPSGNKLVYENINRLSIPSASGVRRGRLTSTSTSDTQNINNSAQRRTALLNYENLPSLPPVWEARKLSRDEDDSLGPKTPSLNGYHNNLDLMHNYVNTENVTVPASAHKVEFPRRRDCTPTVFNFDIRRPSLEHRQLNYIQVDLEGGSDSDNPQTPKTPTTPLPQTPTRRTELYAVIDIERTAAMSSLQKALPRDDGTSRKTRHNSTDLPM